The segment AACAAAAGtttattttgaatataaaagtaaggccaaaattaaaaaggaGTTTGTTTGCCATCACGCGACCGACCCATTTTTAACCCCCCGACTGGAAAGTTTTTAATGACATAATTTCAGCCATGTTTTTTTTCCACTAAACAAAGTTCCTATCCGCGTTGggttcatcttcacaagtcaatggttattgatttgttacctcgcaccattcaaaacatgggtttGGGACAGGGGATGACGCAATATGCTAAATTTAAATCATCCAAtgaggccatcattaaaaaaaattttgtttgatgtactccgacccacatttttcaagtcggGTAGGTAGGTtggtatttttatttatttttttgaaaatcagatttacagacagaatagagtttagaacattcattttgtacacattgcatataatacatgtaaatcttccAATGTCTCCTGAAATTTACTCGGGACGTTTTGCATTCGTGACGGATGAGGACCAGTCTacagttgttaataaataaattaacacccCTTTTTGTTACCACCGGTCGATTCCGACATTCATAATAGCAATCACTTAAACACTTTAATGTGATCCATGAATATCCAAGTGAATTGCATGATGACAGCAATTTACAATAagttttaatataattttaatgtTGTGACGATCGTGTTCATTCGTGTGTCTCAGTTTAAGAGCAAAGTAAAAGTTCACCTATCAAATCGTCATAACATTTAGATAATcctatatcaaaataatatgcgTGCCTTTTCAGAAATATAGACCATCAACTTAAGCGCCGACTTGTGGTCCGCCATAATTTTGGTGCACTATCCCATGTGATTTTTTATCTAAATAATATGCATGGCTTACaaacttttgtacataaatacgATCAGGCCTCGACGGGGGAGTTCGTAGCTCCTTGTTCTATCTTGTTGGTAgataatgtggtaatttggagCTGTGATGCGGTATATTTGATCGTTTACAtagaaaaatgtttgaaaagttatcagattaacaaatggtcattatcaaagtgaaagtagaaccgaAAGACGTCCTAAGGacattttgatatcaagaattctgtaaaactagtgcaaataataataaaaaaatggcATCAAGTTTAATACTAATTCGAAGAATGTCTATTTTCCAGggagcaaataaaaaaaaattaaaatttccaaGTGCGGAAAAAATGATCGGGTCGGGGCAAATTTCATGGGTcagtcggagtacatcaaacaaatcaatttttattttaagcatGAGATTCCTCGTTTAAGATGCAAGTTTGGAAAGagcaaaaacagaaagtaaacaatggtCTTCGTGGGGTATTTTTCTTAACGTCAAGAACATTgcgtgttgtttttattttgtaacgaGGTAACTAATCAATagcccttgacttgtgaagatgtgttttttttaaattttgttcttTGCGACATTTTGTAAATCACCGCAATTTTAAGCGCTCAAATGATCGATTCGGCACATGGCATACTGGTAGAATTTTATCTATCCGACGAGGCATCATTCGATAATTATGGACACAAACAACAACTATGTCCGATGTAAATGGGTACTCCGAATATTCAAAAATGCCCGCAATTTACCGAAATGCCCCCAGGAATTAGTTTTCGAAATACCACCTAAAAGTATCGAAATTCCCctttaattatatacattaatgcATATTAAGTTTATATATGTTAATCTTTTATGATAAAACGTTTTTATCTCCctgagatcaaagatcggggggcatattgtttttgtcctgtctgtaattctgtaaatctgtcattctgtctgaaactttaaccggATAGAAATGGTTATcgaaatcggtcgttcatgtaagcatttgtatgatattgagtgcaagtttaagaaaagcgaatagcaCATCATATAAAACAGATACAATATGATTATGGTTTGTAAATCActactcgctaagattttcaagtgtccactatttttactcgctatttttcaaatgtactcgcaatTTGTGAATATTTCTTGCTAATTCCGAGCCCTGTATTAACAACACAAtcaaaactagttctaattgtaacggggaccgttacatatgttcccctaacctcccccaattaaaaagtgacgtcattgtaaacctatagcaaaaaatcattttattttagcctttgaTTACATGTAGTGCatttaatatggtcatttcagtaccaagaaatgaaagaaaataatgcacgtgcatacacgagTATGATTCTGCGCTTTTCTTTATATCATTCAACAGACCTTTGGATCATATActcacagtatgaatttcataacgtttccatcaaatatcaggaagttatagtgattttaaaatcgtccaatcagaattcatcacacgtgcatgcatgtgctgAGCAGTAGttttaaccacagcaatttctaaggagtaccaagacacaactagaacctcaaaatcaaaagaatttgatataaaaaaaaaaaatgtcatcgtcctttaaaaaattaaattttgaaagacgatgcatgcatgtgtgtgttggcatttttttaccaccaaaatatagatacatatattatctacctatgctgtgaatatcaactcattcacTTCATTTGTAAGAGAATTACAgacattttagtattatccaatcaaaatgaagtgcaCATGCATGCTCgtgcagattggtaattttgaccatgcagatCAGTTAAAGATCTCAGTACCTACCTTTGTtatgaatataaaatcaatttcatgaacaacaaaaaagttaaacTGATTACAAAGTTAGTATACGAAAATTGTGATACatgtgcatgcgcgtgcagacaaaatgaatatcatttttcacatctataaatgatatattatcATCCTATTAAGGTTTCATGTCGATCCCTtgtatattctgattttccattttttgtaccaaaattgcaatgcatgttcatgcgcgtgcatgcacatgcagacaaaatgactatcgttctgcacgtctacaaacgctatactatcatcctggaaagtttcatatcaataccttttgtagtttctgagaataCTCCCGGAGacaaaagtaccggagaaaaataataataactagaaatgatctctTTGCGAGCAAcaaataggtcttccgtccaatttctgacgagataggatCTTGACTGGGAGAATTcaattagtgaagaacgactatacatgaaagaaataaacacgtacatgtaagacgcgatttatcaattataaacaattttggttttgttttattcactttCGAGTATCTTGGGAGTCgaaaaaaacaactaaaaatTCCACATTGACCGCgtaggaacccacactaaatatttctatgaaaaatactgagttttcggacaacttccggtttcgaacaaccaacttccaGTGGAAATGGTATGACTTATTACACTCTATTGATTCAGAAGAATGTTATGAgcattagaattttaaaaaatgaaaaattacatatttttaaggtaCTTCCGGTGGATGACAGAAGTGACGGCAACAAACTCAAAATacgtatgtcacatctacaaATCACCATCTaacattcctgaaagtttcaagactcaatctttgattatttatgagaaaacgcctaGAGAAAAAACCTGGCAATCATAGATATTTAatgaacggaagtgaattttgaaataatattaattcactatactctgaagatggataatgtcaatgatatgtgaaaatcatatgaaacacTTGATTTCtaagcgagagatatgatagcaaaggaagaccaatttttcgaagtttttcctctaaaaaactgAAAGTTGCTGGTTAAATTTCCGGTAAgtttaacattttctgaaactccgaaagagacctaattaatctatgcaagttttgtttcaaaagcataaatttgaaatttgatgtttcttttgttcacttccggtgacggccggaagtgacggatcgCAATGGTAAACCTTATTACAGaactacaagtcaccatctatcatccctgaaagtttcaagactcaatatTTAACCGTTTATGAAAAAACCTCTGGACcaaatgtcattttaaaaacggaaaatcggacgtaacTTGcaaccggaagtaaattttgaaataatattaaaGGAAACCCtagagatggataatgtcaataatatctgtaaatatcgtatcaaaaaacttgataaataagcaagatatacgaggacaaacAATAaccaatttttcgaagtttttctctaaaaaccggaagttgctggttaaacttccggtaagtctaacattttctgaaacaccgaaagagacctaattaaactatgcaagttttgtttcaaaaacataaatttgaaatttgacgtttcttttgttcacttccggtggtggccggaagtgacggatcgCAATGATAAATGATTACAGAGCTACAGGTCatcatctatcatccctgaaagtttcaagactcaatctttaactgTTTATGAAAAAACGTCTgtacaaaatgtcattttaaaaacgGAAAATCGGAcataacttgcgaccggaagtaaGTTTTCAACAATTGAAAGGGATATATAAACTTCAGatggcaacgcatcaaccctgaaaatttgaagcaaattgatcgagccatctctgagaaatctctgcacaaaatcggtaaggaaaaaaaaaaaagaataaaaataataaaaagaaaagtgaaatatcaacaatagaataatagaagattcttccgctgaagacggaaggccctaataagaagaaacagagtaaaaacaatatgtttccaaactttgtttggggaacataataacattctgaaataatcaCTTGCCCAATTGGGCATCGGGCAAGTGTGTGTATTGAATTTCACTAGTCCGAACGAACTGGGTTTTCGCTTGCCTCGGGCAATCGGACAACAGTTTTTATGTTGATCCTGTACTATAACCGACACCACCTATTCTGATGCTGTCATTCTCTCAAAAAGCTGAGGGTACAAGTCTCGTGAGTTCTGCAGCCTGGGACTCGTCTCCAATGATGTAGTGAGAATCAAACAAGCCTAGGATGATCTAATATGAAGGCATTCATTCATGATTGATAGGACCAAATGGTATTATAATACGAGGGAAGCACTGCAAGTGACAGATCAAACAAAATGTCAGAGTGACAGTTTTACATCCCCATGGCATGTTGCTACAGTCTGCTAAAGTGATGGAAATTTGGTCATCACCAGATAGAAAGTCACCAAATGTTAGCATTTGTGCCTAGGGAATGTGATGATTATGTTCTGCTGTCAACAGAAACTGATAGTCTGGAGCTGCTTATACTGTTATTAACGATTCCTATTTATACTGCGAAGATAATGTGGTCAGTTTACTCATAGATAATCCTAATGCTCCTCTGTGGGCCCAAATTGGTTAAGTGAATATTCTATTCTAAACCCGTAGACAAACTTACCTGATTTAAATTGACAATCCTTTCGTTGTTGCATTGTCATGATTTGGTGTTAACTCATAGAAACGCTGGAATTCTCGCCATTTGTCTGTCGGTTTGATGGTCCAGACAAATGTTTTATGTCTGCATTGTTTTATCATCCTATAAAAAAGGTACATGGAAAATTGATGTATTGGGGGTTTTGCTAGGGTTTTCTGTACAGGATAGAATAACTAATTGTTTATGACACACAAGAAGTTTAGTTATTGATTTGTAATCCCAGGGGTGGGTGTTGGGGAGAGGTGATGGTTGTAACAGGTACGTCTGCAATTCGCTCTCGGGCCAGAAGAACCTCTCTAGTTACATGATCATCCGACCGCTACAAATGTTATGTATCCATAATCAATGTTTAAATACCAGTATTGATTAGAGTGTTGGTAGAAAGCATAAGTACATTTGTGTATGAAGAACATTTGAAATCAGTTGAAGTATAGTTTGTTTATGTTAGTGGAAGCTTTGACTTGTAACTTTAACATGTAAATTCCCACATGGCTTGAAACTGAGAGGAAATTCAATCATCATCTAAAATGTCACTGTGTAGAATGATTATGTACAGACAGAAAATACTTGTATGAACAATGTTTTGGTACATATTATAGGAATGGGGGATCAGCCACCCAAACTAGCCACGGATGCAGTGCTTGTGAAGAGTGAGAAAATTCCAGAAGAAGTGGGAACTGTGAAGGGATACGATTTCAATGATGGGGTTAATTACCACAAACTGTTACAGTCCTACGCCCGGTCTGGCTTCCAGGCTTCTAACTTTGGCAAGGCAGTAGAGCAGATCAATCAGATGGTAAGCAATCAGTTTTATAATACAGGGGTATGTTCCTATCATGGTCTACTTGTACATCCTACCACCACATCTGACTGTACAGCCTATTGGCACTTCTTCCTGGTACATCCTACCACCACATCTGACTGTACAGCCTATTAGCTCTTCCTCCTGGTACATCATATCACCAAATCCAACTACAGCCTATTGGCACTTCTTCCTGGTACATCCTACTACCACATCCAACTGTACAGCCTATTGGCACTTCCccccaaactccccgtcgaggcctcattacgtcacctacgaatagacctctcctatgtgacgcaccacaatatacagatttgtatattgtgagtccgtgattatcacgcagacaaattacattAAAGAAGTAGTttgcagttaaaagtttgaagatattgatattaagagcataaatataaaagtatggattttattttaaacataaaatgatcaaaagatcattaaaaagtagggagactctggtcaaattatagtgtaaagtaatgaatttgatgtttacgttcttgttttgaaaattgtttacgtttgacgttatgttttttcgtcattctacagtgacgtcacagtatacgcggcctaagaaatcgctatcccataatgcctaagtggaagagtttggtttgtgagcaaacgaactctggtggaagtttgcacTTCCCCCTGGTACATCCTACTACCACATCCAACTGTACAGCCTATTGGCAGTTCCTCCCGGTACATCCTACTACCACATCCAACTGTACAGCCTATTGGCAGTTCCTCCTGGTACATGCCAGTATCCGTCACAATTCTGTACGCATCTATGCAAGATTTGGAAGcctttttaaatacaaatgtaaCCTAATTTAACAATGTGTTTTAGATAGACTGCAAGGTTTCCCCACTACCAGAGCAGATGAGAGACGAGATTAATTTGAACCCTTGTGACAGAGAGAAGTCTAACTGTACCATCTTCCTAGGCTACACATCAAATCTAATATCCTCTGGAGTGAGAGAGACATTTAGATATCTAGCACAGCACAACATGGTTAGCATTGTTCAGTGTTTGTTGTATATTACAGaatctctaaaaaaaaaaagttcctaATAGTTATAAAAGTAGGATAGCTTAGTAAAAATGGCTGAAGTGTATTTATATTACTACAAAAATACAGTGTGAAATTACAAGCAAAAGCAGTGATGACAAATTATGtgtatgaaaaatgatgtataatTCTATACGCTATACTGAGCTTTTGTTTGAGTACAGTGGGTTTTTATATACCCCTGTAATCAGAGATTATTCACAAATATCTTACGGCTAAGTTGAAAACATAATTTTGTCTGATAATGAAATACCaatcacaaggtcataagtatgtattcaagttttataaaccgtggatgtactttacatattacatgtaattaagaaagtctacaagaaatgaaaattaagaaaattacagtgtttgtaaatttttgaTCTTAGCTGTTAGAGATTTTGTGAATAGGGCCATTGATCTGTTTATTTGCAAAAAATTATCTTTGGCCATAACTTGAAGGGATGGGGAtggggcttttatatttcattgtgtattccttgtgaagGGACCTCTCTTTTCATGCCAGTATTTGATCTTTAAAAGCATAAGATTAATTGTTCTAGTTACTTTGTAAGAGCTTAGTTAGATGTAATGGATTTTTGTGACAACAGAATCCATAAGTGTATGTTTGAAATGGAAAGTTCCTTGATGTTCAGGTGAAAAAATGCAAAGATTCTTTGATAGGTTGACTGTATAGTGTCAACAGCTGGAGGAATTGAGGAAGACTTCATAAAATGTTTGGCTCCTACATATCTTGGAGACTTTGCCTTGAAAGGAAGTGAACTGCGGGATCGAGGGATAAACAGGATCGGAAACCTGCTAGTGCCAAATGAAAACTACTGCCTGTTTGAGGACTGGCTGATGCCCATTCTGGACAAAATGCTGGAGGAACAGAAAAATGAGGTAGGTGCTCTGAACTTCAGTGTATAGAGATAGGCACTTGGTGAACTTCAGTGTATTGAGGTAGGCACTAGGTGAACTTCAGTGTATTGAGGTAGGCACTAGACAAACTTCAGTGTATTAAGGTAGGCACTAGGTGAACTTCAGTGTATTGAGGTAGGCACAAGGCATACTTCAGTGTATTGAGGTATGCACTAGGCAAACTTAAGTGTATTGAGGTAGACACTAGGCAAACTTCAGTGTATTGAGGTAGGGACTAGGAAAACTTCAGTGTATTAAGGTAGGCAGTAGGCAAACTTCAGTCTGTTAAGGTAGGCACTAGGCAAACTTCAGTGCATTGATGTAGGCACTAGGAAAACTTCAGTGTATTAAGGTAGGCACTAGACAAACTTCAGTGTAATAAGGTAGGCACTAGGCAAACTTCAGTGTATTAAGGTAGGCACACAGCAAACTTCAGTGTATTGAGGTAGGCACATTGTGAACTTCAATGTATTGAGCTAGGCATACTTCAGTGTATTGAGGTAGGCACTAGGAAAACTTCATTGTATTGAGGTAGGCACTAGGAAAACTTCAGTGTGTTAGGTAGGCACTAGGTGAACTGCGGTGTATTGAGTTAGGCACCAGACAAACTTCAGTGTATTGAGGTAAGTACAAGGTCAACTTTGGTGTGTGTCGACTGTCAATCTAAAGCCAAATGGATTGCCCTTACAACTTAACATCCTGATTTTTCCCTTTACATGTTTTTGAGTAGATTTGCCTAAAGtattacatttattttgatcAGCACAAAAGCTATGATGATACACAGTAAAAGAATCAATCGTGTTTGATACTATACGCTATACTGAGCTTTTGTATTGGTAATTGGGACGAGACAATGTATACATGCAGCAATAGAATACTAGTCATGATATAATACACATctcagtgctccaagttgcaagtaaaacggtcgcatttacgaccagaaaatcaattttgcaaCTAGAGATTATATTTAAGTCGCATTTTGCGAGTGGAAAAAATTGGGCATccagtaaaattttgtaatcgggatcggaagtctgaataattatttttcagTCTCGGTCAAAACAGCGTTTGAAAGCAATCAAGATGCCAGTAAAACAAGGGTTAAGGCACTTGGTTTAGACTTTGTAAAAAGTAGAAGCCTCGGCCTAGTACATGTAAcgaagaaattcaagaatcacacggagAAAGTTTTGCATTTAAAGATGACGTAGCTGTgtctaaagaaaaatgcaaaagtaaaggaagaaccccagtctTGGGAAGGAATTTTCGTGGTTGATATACAGAaattgcaaaatgttttgcagaatttgtgaggccaatcagccagcaacgtccaccatttctggaaacccattgtccgatttcacCACGACttggtgtacatctttcaaatgtggaagtgtgactattcacagtaacagtaagagacacgtcctgtccgtgactgcattattagcagtaagtcgagcggggcaactgttgttgctaattttcacagacaattacaaactcgggatgtagtgttcttattgatgctggtactgattgttcagcaaaagatccaacaaaagtagaagctcttattcgaataagcagtgaaggcccacttattAAGACTTTGAAGCAAATCCTTGTTTGGAACGCTGGGTTTTCTTCCccagaagcgtactgtaaaatatacaggatggcaCAATGtaatacaacttttgccagaggAAATgcttgacttgttagcatccagctatttcacagcacatttctattcagtttaaaaataaaacaaacaaaatgcatacatgggtgtagatttttttcttgaaagatattcaaattttaaaaaaagaacttgtaggtcttatttacaaaatcttttaccatggcgagtagaaattttgaacatgccgactagaaatttgaaaatggcgaccagaaatattACTAGGTCAccattttgcgacctgatagcagatgtgacttggagcactgcATCTCCATACAAACAATGAATGatataattaaaacaatttaacatttatttcatttctgtagCCATAATTTACATGTGATTGATACATTTGGATTTCAATTTCATCTGCTACTACCAGTGTGCACACTATTTTATGACAAGAAAGGAaaatgttgatttgatatatttatattaatgtatatcaattaTCGTTGTCTTTAGATTTATGACATTTTAACTTGTGTTAATGGTTTTTAGGATAATTTGAGTATAATTTATTGagatttaatgttttaaatggAAAAATGTAACTGTTCAGGTAAGTCATGTGGTCCATGGGTCTTTTCTTGGTtgttgtttttagctcacctgagctgaaagctcaatgAGCTATTCTGATAACCTTTTTGTCTGTAGTCTGTCCATCCAGTCTctccataaacttttcacattttcatcttcttctccagaactactgggccaatatCAACCATATTTATCcatgggtaaagggaattcaagtttgttcaaatgaagtgccatgcccccttcaaaggggagataataacgaaagtgcaaaaatagggtggggtcatttaaaaatcttcttaagaaccattgggccaggaaagttgaaatttacatgaaagcttcctaaagtagtgcaaatttaagatagttaaaatcatagcccccagaggtagggtggggccacaattttggatcaaaattttacatgtgaatatataaggaaaatcttttaaaatcttctaaagaaccgctgggccaggaaagttcaaatttgcATGCCacctttctgacatagtgcagattcaagattgttaaaatcattgtccccgggggtagggtgggaccacaatatgggatatcagttttaaatacaaatatgtagggaaaatctctaaaaaatcttttcaagagccactgggccaggaaaatttacatgatatagtgcagattcaagtttgttcaaatcatggcccccggggatgggaaggggcaacaataggggatcaaagttttaaatacaaatatataggaaaaatctttaaaaatcttcttctcaagaactactgggcgaGGAATGTTCAAATTTATGTGGCATCTCTCTGACATAAtagagattcaagtttgttaaaatcatggctcctgggttAGGATGAGGCCAAAATAGGAGAtaaatttttacatagaaatatgtagggaaattttttaaaaatcttctcaagaaccaatgggccagagaagtttacatttactagggctgaaaagattcaccaaaatattgatactgttcaatatgAATGCTCGATTCATTGCCTTgattttcggttcgatacgtttattacaaactgattcagtaaaatacatcagactTGGCCTGTACTTAACCAttttacctgcatgagggacaacATTGCATCCGATAATGGTTAGACTGTTGTTAGCCTCGAgtctgacaaaaacaataatgaactgAATCAGTTCAAACTACAGAGACAACAGGCATCTTACAATTCAGCGGTTTGgatacattttgcttttaaaattatgattgtgaatctggtaattaaatttttgttcAATGTTGTTATTgctttcttctgtaaattgtatcatattgaaagtattgaatcatagcataagtattgcaatatatattatattgtgtAGGGGGCGTATTGTTTCAGCCCAAACATTTACATGATAGCTTCCTCtcttagtgcagattcaagttagtaaaaatcatggcccttggggtTAGATTGGGGGTGGCCCCAAAGAGAGATCATAGTTTTAGAgatgcgaatatataaggaaaatctttgaatatggggcaaggtgacacaggtgagtgatgtggtccaTGGTCCTTTTTTTTGTTCATGTCTATATAGTTTTTTTCCAGTGGATTTGCCCTAAGtattacatttattttgatcAGCACAAAAGCTATGATGATACACAGTAAAAGAATCAATCATGTTTGATACTATACGCTATACTGAGCTTTTGTATTGGTAATTGGGACGAGACAATGTATACATGCAGCAATAGAATACTAGTCATGATATAATACACATCTCCATACAAACAATGAATGATATAATTcaaacaattcaacatttatttcatttctgtagCAGTAAATTAGATGAGACTGATGCATTCGGATTTCAATTTCATCTGCTACTACCAGTGTGCGCACTA is part of the Ostrea edulis chromosome 2, xbOstEdul1.1, whole genome shotgun sequence genome and harbors:
- the LOC125679067 gene encoding deoxyhypusine synthase-like isoform X1, with product MGDQPPKLATDAVLVKSEKIPEEVGTVKGYDFNDGVNYHKLLQSYARSGFQASNFGKAVEQINQMIDCKVSPLPEQMRDEINLNPCDREKSNCTIFLGYTSNLISSGVRETFRYLAQHNMVDCIVSTAGGIEEDFIKCLAPTYLGDFALKGSELRDRGINRIGNLLVPNENYCLFEDWLMPILDKMLEEQKNEGIVWTPSKMIARLGKEIDHPDSVYYWAQKNNIPVFSPALTDGSIGDMIYFHSFKNPGLVLDIVEDIRRVNSQAVHAANTGMIILGGGVVKHHICNANLMRNGADFSVFVNTAAEFDGSDAGASPDEAVSWGKIKKTAKPVKVCGEATLIFPLLVAETFARREKELTAQRE
- the LOC125679067 gene encoding deoxyhypusine synthase-like isoform X2, which produces MPKWKSLVCEQTNSGGSLHFPLVHPTTTSNCTAYWQFLPVHPTTTSNCTAYWQFLLIDCKVSPLPEQMRDEINLNPCDREKSNCTIFLGYTSNLISSGVRETFRYLAQHNMVDCIVSTAGGIEEDFIKCLAPTYLGDFALKGSELRDRGINRIGNLLVPNENYCLFEDWLMPILDKMLEEQKNEGIVWTPSKMIARLGKEIDHPDSVYYWAQKNNIPVFSPALTDGSIGDMIYFHSFKNPGLVLDIVEDIRRVNSQAVHAANTGMIILGGGVVKHHICNANLMRNGADFSVFVNTAAEFDGSDAGASPDEAVSWGKIKKTAKPVKVCGEATLIFPLLVAETFARREKELTAQRE